A genomic window from Sulfurospirillum multivorans DSM 12446 includes:
- a CDS encoding EAL domain-containing response regulator: MERKQIASLKQMSRGMTLLYIEDDPQARNAATSLFSEFFDTVIVGEDGEEGARLYADSHAKIDIVITDITMPRMNGIELIQSIRTISADVAIIVLSAHHESNFLTQTIEAGVDGYLLKPLNISQLIQTLHKVIEKIHLRYENAKNVLLLKQYENITNLSSIISKSDPKGVITFVNDKFCQISGYTKEELIGRSHNIIRHPDMPKTAFRDLWKTIKDEKKTWQGIVKNRAKNGDTYYVKTTIQPILNPDGEVEEYISLRHDITAIMSDKKQLFDFLEANRLSVLILVQIEDYTILEKFYDKASVEKIEMAFGKNMLYLMPNRWGFQRVYHLENGLYAFAINRRNCKASKEEIHAVLEQFLANVKEYIVKVDTVEYDISVICSFTYGIFKIFEDAKIGIENAIQNKQSIIYADGLSGIEYENALKNIETIHMIKTAIDNRKIISYFQPIVNNTTQKVEKYESLVRLVTEEGQLLTPFYFLEIAKKGRYYSKITKIVLDNSFEALLKVPDVAISINLSVHDIERDEITDYIEHLLIKHESEAHRVIFELLESEDIKDFFLIKHFIQRVKARGVKIAIDDFGTGYSNFERLLSYEPDILKIDGSLIKNIKHNTASQHIVETIVLFAKKQNLTTVAEFVESEAIYEMVRDIGVDFSQGYHFGRPEMF, translated from the coding sequence ATGGAGCGCAAGCAAATAGCATCGTTGAAGCAGATGAGTCGGGGGATGACGCTTCTTTACATTGAAGATGATCCACAAGCAAGAAATGCGGCGACCAGTCTTTTTTCAGAATTTTTTGACACCGTTATTGTAGGCGAAGACGGAGAGGAAGGCGCACGTCTGTATGCCGATTCGCACGCAAAGATCGACATTGTCATCACAGACATTACGATGCCACGCATGAATGGCATTGAGCTGATACAGAGCATTCGCACCATCAGCGCTGACGTGGCGATCATCGTTCTCTCTGCTCACCATGAGTCAAACTTTCTCACCCAAACCATTGAAGCGGGCGTGGATGGGTACCTGCTCAAGCCTCTAAATATCTCGCAACTGATCCAAACGTTGCACAAGGTGATCGAAAAAATTCACCTTCGGTATGAAAATGCCAAAAATGTTCTTCTGCTCAAACAGTATGAAAACATCACCAATCTCAGCTCCATCATCTCTAAATCCGACCCTAAAGGGGTCATCACCTTTGTCAATGATAAATTTTGCCAAATTTCTGGGTACACCAAAGAGGAGCTGATAGGCAGATCGCACAATATCATTCGTCATCCCGATATGCCCAAAACGGCTTTTAGGGATCTTTGGAAAACGATTAAGGATGAGAAAAAAACATGGCAAGGCATCGTGAAAAACCGCGCTAAAAACGGTGATACTTACTATGTCAAGACAACCATTCAGCCCATATTAAATCCTGATGGTGAGGTGGAAGAGTACATCTCGTTGCGCCATGACATTACCGCGATCATGAGCGATAAAAAGCAACTTTTCGACTTTTTAGAAGCGAACCGTCTTTCCGTGCTGATCTTGGTGCAAATCGAAGACTACACCATCTTAGAGAAGTTTTATGACAAAGCCAGCGTTGAAAAAATCGAAATGGCTTTTGGTAAAAACATGCTCTATCTTATGCCCAATCGTTGGGGATTTCAAAGGGTGTATCACCTTGAAAATGGCTTGTACGCCTTTGCGATCAATCGACGTAACTGCAAGGCAAGTAAAGAGGAGATCCACGCTGTTTTAGAGCAATTTTTAGCCAATGTCAAAGAATATATCGTCAAAGTCGATACCGTTGAATACGACATCTCTGTGATTTGTAGCTTTACGTATGGCATTTTCAAAATCTTTGAAGATGCCAAAATTGGCATCGAAAATGCGATCCAAAACAAACAATCCATTATCTACGCCGATGGGCTCTCCGGCATTGAGTATGAAAATGCGCTTAAAAATATTGAGACGATTCATATGATTAAGACCGCGATTGACAATCGTAAAATCATCTCGTACTTCCAGCCCATCGTCAATAACACCACTCAAAAAGTTGAAAAATACGAATCCTTAGTACGCCTTGTGACCGAAGAGGGGCAGCTTTTAACACCATTTTATTTTTTAGAAATCGCCAAAAAAGGACGCTACTACTCCAAAATCACCAAGATCGTTTTGGATAACTCGTTTGAAGCACTACTGAAAGTCCCCGATGTTGCGATCTCCATCAACCTCTCCGTGCATGACATTGAGCGCGATGAAATCACGGATTATATTGAACACCTTTTGATTAAGCATGAGAGCGAGGCGCATCGTGTCATTTTTGAGCTCTTAGAGAGTGAAGATATTAAAGACTTTTTTCTGATTAAACATTTTATTCAAAGGGTGAAAGCAAGGGGCGTTAAGATCGCGATTGATGACTTTGGAACGGGGTATTCTAACTTTGAGCGACTGCTTTCGTACGAGCCTGATATTCTTAAAATCGATGGAAGTTTGATTAAAAATATTAAACACAACACCGCCAGCCAACACATCGTTGAAACCATCGTGCTGTTTGCCAAAAAACAGAATCTCACCACCGTCGCAGAGTTTGTCGAGAGCGAAGCCATTTACGAGATGGTACGCGACATAGGCGTTGATTTCTCCCAAGGCTACCACTTTGGAAGACCTGAAATGTTTTAG
- a CDS encoding phosphatidylserine decarboxylase, with translation MQRYPNFKSSIASRLFGVFASKEFPSSLQRIINQSYTAMMKVDLTEFEEASSYKSLNALFTRRFKTRRLFNISEKTVISPCDSCVSAFGSIEEHLALQIKGFSYDVRRLLGDYIAKDKKARLDGGAFVNFYLSPRDYHRYHVPIDMRIAKAVHIPGKLYPVNFTWLRKIDGLFIENERVVLECYTKENRLFYMIFVGALNVGKMAFTFDANIQTNAKSSLQQCYRYDDLSLSKGDELGHFEMGSTIVMLFEKESIDLDLGNTGPVKFGQPIGGIRYGAQANSIVEADESGDDASLH, from the coding sequence ATGCAACGTTACCCTAACTTTAAGAGTTCTATTGCGTCTCGTCTTTTTGGCGTTTTCGCGTCTAAAGAGTTTCCAAGCTCACTGCAACGCATCATCAACCAGTCGTATACGGCGATGATGAAGGTGGATTTGACGGAATTTGAAGAAGCATCTTCGTACAAGAGTTTGAATGCGCTTTTTACCAGACGTTTTAAAACGCGTCGCCTTTTTAACATCAGTGAAAAAACAGTGATCTCGCCTTGCGATAGTTGTGTGAGCGCTTTTGGAAGTATTGAAGAGCATCTTGCGTTACAAATTAAAGGATTTAGCTACGATGTGAGACGCCTTTTGGGCGATTACATCGCAAAAGATAAAAAAGCGCGCTTGGATGGAGGAGCGTTTGTCAACTTCTACCTCTCGCCGCGTGATTATCACCGTTACCACGTTCCTATTGATATGCGAATTGCCAAAGCGGTGCACATTCCTGGGAAGCTTTACCCCGTAAACTTCACATGGCTTCGTAAAATTGATGGACTTTTCATCGAAAACGAGCGTGTTGTGCTAGAATGTTACACCAAAGAGAATAGACTTTTTTACATGATCTTCGTTGGTGCTTTAAATGTGGGCAAAATGGCGTTTACATTTGATGCCAACATTCAGACAAATGCCAAATCAAGCCTTCAACAATGTTATCGTTATGACGATCTTTCGCTCTCAAAAGGAGATGAACTTGGTCATTTTGAAATGGGGTCTACCATTGTTATGCTTTTTGAAAAAGAGTCCATCGATCTCGACCTTGGCAATACAGGTCCTGTCAAATTCGGGCAACCAATAGGGGGAATACGCTATGGAGCGCAAGCAAATAGCATCGTTGAAGCAGATGAGTCGGGGGATGACGCTTCTTTACATTGA
- the dbpA gene encoding ATP-dependent RNA helicase DbpA, translating to MKTTQTHSFEQLITNADMLANLSQLGYTTMTPIQEASLAHIIAGRDIVAKAKTGSGKTAAFGLPLLLALHVNSMHIQSVVLCPTRELAEQVSAELRRLARFAHNIKIVTLCGGARFVPQCINLEHGAHIVVGTPGRILQHLQEKTINFEHIKTLVLDEADRMLDMGFYEDIEKIIAKMPQKRQTLLFSATFPKEIERMCNEVQNDALHVSIEEEATTSPNITQICYTVEPREKEAALKGVLLESDAKSVIIFCKTKIGVAELQGYLLDEGFDVLSLHGDLEQIDRDEHLLLFANGSSQILVATDLASRGLDVKDVEMVINYELPQTMEIYTHRIGRTGRMEKEGMAVSFVTPREEGFFEELTESNFAFTCKSISDLNPTLSKPKKALYITLCIDAGKKHKMRAGDILGTLTKDLGLEAGVIGKIDILEKFSYVAIAREYADKAFDGLCATTIKNRRFKIWKLG from the coding sequence ATGAAAACAACACAAACCCACTCTTTTGAGCAACTGATCACCAATGCGGACATGTTAGCCAACCTCTCACAGCTTGGCTACACCACCATGACGCCCATCCAAGAGGCATCCTTAGCGCACATCATCGCAGGGCGCGACATCGTCGCCAAAGCCAAAACAGGCAGTGGCAAAACTGCCGCGTTTGGACTGCCACTGCTTTTAGCTTTACATGTAAACTCCATGCACATCCAATCGGTCGTACTTTGCCCCACGCGTGAACTTGCCGAACAAGTCTCTGCGGAGCTCAGACGTTTGGCTCGGTTTGCCCATAACATCAAGATCGTCACGCTGTGTGGTGGTGCTCGTTTTGTACCACAGTGCATCAACCTAGAGCATGGCGCACACATCGTCGTCGGCACACCTGGGCGCATTTTGCAACATTTGCAAGAAAAAACCATCAACTTTGAGCACATCAAAACGCTCGTACTCGATGAAGCCGATCGCATGCTTGACATGGGCTTTTACGAAGACATTGAGAAGATCATCGCCAAGATGCCACAAAAACGTCAAACCTTGCTTTTCTCTGCAACCTTCCCCAAAGAGATCGAGCGCATGTGCAATGAAGTGCAAAATGACGCTTTACATGTAAGCATTGAAGAAGAGGCAACCACGTCTCCGAACATCACACAAATCTGCTACACCGTCGAGCCACGCGAAAAAGAAGCGGCACTCAAAGGCGTTTTACTGGAAAGCGATGCCAAGTCGGTCATCATCTTTTGCAAAACCAAAATAGGCGTCGCAGAGCTTCAAGGTTACCTTTTAGATGAAGGCTTTGATGTGCTTTCTTTACATGGCGACTTAGAGCAGATAGACCGTGATGAGCACCTGCTTCTCTTTGCCAACGGCAGTTCCCAAATCCTCGTAGCGACTGATCTTGCCTCACGTGGACTGGATGTCAAAGATGTCGAGATGGTCATCAACTACGAACTACCTCAAACGATGGAAATCTACACACACAGAATTGGTCGAACAGGACGCATGGAAAAAGAGGGCATGGCCGTGAGTTTTGTCACGCCAAGAGAAGAGGGCTTTTTTGAAGAACTTACCGAGTCCAATTTCGCCTTTACATGTAAAAGCATCAGCGACCTAAATCCAACCCTCTCAAAGCCAAAAAAAGCCCTCTACATCACACTTTGCATCGACGCAGGCAAAAAGCATAAAATGCGCGCAGGCGACATACTAGGAACGCTGACCAAAGACTTAGGACTGGAAGCTGGCGTTATCGGTAAAATCGACATCTTAGAGAAATTTTCCTACGTCGCCATAGCGCGCGAATACGCTGATAAAGCGTTTGATGGGCTTTGTGCTACTACGATTAAAAATAGACGGTTTAAGATTTGGAAGTTGGGATAA
- a CDS encoding AAA family ATPase: protein MLVQFSVDNYRSIKDKVTLSMMTSTKDKERCFKIRNYELLNSAVIYGANASGKSNVLSAMSFMKNVVLNKMKVIQSTDTLPHDPFKLNTATQDASSTFEIIFFIGTAKYRYGFEMDTTTVYAEWLYADEKGKEAKLFYREADEEEYVNPSFKEGYQFFDKKNLKINISKNQLFLWKCDQNDGEISKSILNWFKYINIINGISHDGYINYTMQQMEHEDFRTEIIKFVKTADIGLEDIQLEETDIPKDMLEKLMALEKLKENNIEVINFKQVAINTYHRKFDEQNNAVGREVFELDKEESLGTRKFFKMSAPILNTLQEGKILAIDELDASLHPMLTMHLIKLFHDPKVNTKNAQLIFTTHDTNLLKPHLFRRDQIWFTEKDVYGSTHLNALAEFKDVRKDADFEKEYIQGKYGAIPYLGKFEF from the coding sequence ATGTTAGTACAATTTAGTGTTGATAATTATCGCTCGATTAAAGACAAAGTCACTTTGAGTATGATGACCTCCACTAAAGATAAAGAACGATGCTTTAAAATTCGAAATTATGAGTTACTCAATAGTGCGGTTATTTATGGTGCAAACGCAAGTGGGAAAAGCAATGTTTTGAGTGCTATGTCATTTATGAAAAATGTTGTTCTTAATAAAATGAAAGTCATTCAATCAACAGATACACTTCCGCATGATCCTTTTAAACTGAATACTGCAACACAAGATGCTTCAAGCACCTTTGAGATTATCTTTTTTATTGGCACGGCTAAATACCGTTACGGTTTTGAAATGGATACTACAACGGTTTATGCTGAATGGCTCTATGCCGATGAAAAAGGAAAAGAAGCAAAACTGTTTTACAGAGAAGCCGATGAAGAAGAATATGTCAATCCTTCTTTTAAAGAGGGGTATCAATTTTTTGACAAAAAAAATTTAAAAATTAATATTTCAAAAAATCAACTCTTTCTTTGGAAATGTGACCAAAATGATGGTGAAATTTCTAAAAGTATTTTGAATTGGTTCAAGTATATTAATATCATCAATGGTATTAGTCATGATGGATATATTAATTATACGATGCAACAAATGGAACATGAGGATTTTAGAACTGAAATCATTAAGTTTGTAAAGACGGCAGATATTGGTCTTGAAGATATTCAATTGGAAGAAACGGATATTCCCAAAGATATGTTAGAAAAATTAATGGCATTAGAAAAATTAAAAGAAAACAATATAGAGGTTATTAATTTTAAGCAAGTCGCTATCAATACCTACCATAGAAAATTTGATGAACAAAACAATGCAGTTGGGAGAGAAGTTTTTGAGCTGGATAAAGAAGAGTCTTTAGGTACGCGTAAATTTTTTAAAATGTCAGCACCGATTTTAAATACCTTACAAGAAGGCAAAATTTTAGCGATTGATGAACTTGATGCAAGTTTACATCCAATGCTTACGATGCACCTCATTAAACTTTTTCATGACCCAAAAGTGAACACAAAGAATGCCCAATTGATTTTCACAACGCATGATACCAACCTTTTAAAGCCACATTTGTTTAGACGAGATCAAATTTGGTTTACGGAAAAAGACGTGTATGGTTCTACTCATCTGAATGCGTTAGCAGAGTTTAAAGATGTACGAAAAGACGCAGATTTTGAGAAAGAGTACATTCAAGGAAAATACGGAGCCATCCCGTATCTTGGAAAGTTTGAGTTTTAG
- a CDS encoding RloB family protein, producing the protein MRRKDKEAEQARKREQTKQELKRTIATKEQIPDIIIACEDEASAPTYFKALIGQLRESRKITPDSFVIAKHTNTHPTGILEDLKKHRCKFSGKSYKDFKHKWIVIDRDKEHVNGGGHSPEDFNSALAQAKSLKVDVAYSNDAFELWYLLHFNPRETAILRDELLTQVIEKLQARNESKFGQLDKDTIKQAVFTKLIFDELQALQETAIKNAERLMASYEVAHNPENDNPSTTVHVLVKLLNSLWIE; encoded by the coding sequence ATGAGAAGAAAAGATAAAGAGGCTGAACAAGCACGAAAAAGAGAGCAAACCAAACAGGAATTAAAACGTACAATTGCAACGAAAGAGCAAATTCCTGACATTATCATAGCTTGTGAAGATGAGGCTTCTGCACCTACTTATTTTAAAGCACTTATTGGACAGTTAAGAGAGTCACGAAAAATTACACCAGACTCTTTTGTCATTGCAAAACATACTAATACCCATCCTACAGGAATTTTGGAAGATTTAAAAAAGCATCGATGTAAATTTAGTGGTAAAAGCTATAAAGATTTTAAACACAAATGGATTGTGATCGATAGAGATAAAGAACACGTGAATGGCGGAGGACATAGTCCCGAAGATTTTAACAGTGCATTAGCCCAAGCTAAAAGTTTAAAAGTTGATGTGGCTTATTCTAACGATGCGTTTGAATTGTGGTATTTACTTCATTTTAACCCTCGTGAAACAGCCATTTTAAGAGATGAGCTTTTAACACAAGTGATAGAAAAATTGCAAGCTCGAAATGAGTCTAAATTTGGACAACTTGATAAAGATACCATTAAACAAGCTGTTTTTACAAAACTTATTTTTGATGAACTTCAGGCTTTGCAAGAAACTGCCATTAAAAATGCAGAAAGATTAATGGCATCTTATGAAGTAGCTCATAATCCAGAAAATGATAATCCCTCAACGACAGTACATGTATTAGTGAAATTGTTAAATAGTTTATGGATAGAATAA
- a CDS encoding helix-turn-helix transcriptional regulator, which produces MKKELKSYVALCDALGKLFYPNVEVVMHDLEAKKLVHIVNAFSKRRVGDAMLSELKDLNSIKENWVGPYDKTSSEGKRLKAVSIIVRDADEKPIGMICINYNTEPIETLFESLKGFLHVNDSAPKPSVLFSQSWREHTDETIEKYLSSKNIALSGLSNDDKKELVVFLESEGIFAIRNVVGYICSVLNVSKATIYNWLKVVRS; this is translated from the coding sequence ATGAAAAAAGAGCTCAAATCTTATGTTGCCCTATGCGACGCCCTCGGAAAACTGTTTTACCCCAATGTTGAAGTCGTCATGCACGACTTGGAAGCCAAAAAACTCGTCCACATCGTCAATGCCTTCTCCAAACGCCGTGTCGGCGATGCGATGCTGAGTGAGCTTAAAGATCTAAACAGTATTAAAGAAAACTGGGTCGGACCATACGATAAAACCAGTAGTGAAGGCAAACGCCTCAAAGCCGTCAGCATCATCGTGCGAGACGCGGACGAAAAACCCATCGGGATGATCTGCATCAACTACAATACAGAGCCCATCGAAACGCTCTTCGAGTCGCTCAAAGGCTTTTTACATGTAAACGACTCCGCACCCAAACCTTCCGTGCTTTTTTCGCAAAGTTGGAGAGAACATACGGATGAAACGATAGAGAAGTACTTAAGCAGTAAAAACATCGCCCTATCAGGTCTTTCAAATGACGATAAAAAAGAGTTGGTAGTTTTCTTAGAGAGTGAAGGCATCTTCGCCATTCGTAATGTCGTGGGGTATATCTGCTCGGTTTTAAATGTCTCGAAGGCTACGATTTATAATTGGTTGAAGGTGGTGAGAAGTTAA
- a CDS encoding NAD(P)-dependent oxidoreductase produces the protein MAIGFIGLGNLGSAIAKRLTSMGEEVIVWNRTTSKAEAKGFVCESSPKALLEKCDTVLMCLFDSDGVRNVLTMENGLLSATLKGKTIIDLSTNHFNDVIEFHAMVEKQGGNYLESPVLGSVVPASKGELTAVCAGKESTFLTCKPLLEKFASTIFHLKEVGFAAKMKLINNLCLGSFMATIAECTALGEACGIDKKELLEILGAGGGKSLVLAAKTQKLIDEDFSPHFSTAAITKDLHCLQDLAYSLNRPLYTASVTKELFSKMKMMGKGDEDFSSIYQLFKA, from the coding sequence ATGGCAATCGGTTTTATAGGACTTGGAAATTTAGGCTCAGCCATCGCAAAACGCTTAACGAGCATGGGAGAAGAGGTCATCGTTTGGAATCGTACAACGTCCAAAGCAGAGGCCAAAGGGTTTGTGTGTGAAAGCTCACCCAAAGCACTCTTGGAGAAGTGTGACACGGTGCTCATGTGTCTGTTTGACTCAGATGGAGTCCGAAATGTTTTAACGATGGAAAACGGACTTTTAAGCGCAACGCTTAAAGGCAAAACCATCATCGATCTTTCGACCAACCATTTCAACGATGTCATTGAGTTTCATGCCATGGTTGAAAAGCAGGGTGGAAATTACCTCGAATCGCCTGTTTTAGGCAGTGTTGTTCCTGCGAGTAAAGGTGAGTTGACCGCGGTGTGTGCTGGCAAAGAGAGCACCTTTCTTACATGTAAACCACTTCTTGAAAAATTTGCCTCTACGATTTTCCATCTCAAAGAGGTGGGATTTGCGGCGAAGATGAAGCTTATCAACAACCTCTGTCTTGGCTCATTTATGGCGACGATTGCCGAGTGTACGGCGCTTGGAGAAGCGTGTGGCATCGATAAAAAAGAGCTTTTAGAGATTTTGGGCGCAGGGGGCGGAAAGTCACTCGTACTCGCGGCTAAAACACAAAAGCTCATCGATGAGGACTTTAGCCCGCATTTTAGCACCGCGGCGATCACGAAAGATTTACACTGTCTGCAAGACTTGGCGTACAGCTTGAACCGTCCGCTTTACACGGCAAGTGTCACCAAAGAGCTCTTTTCCAAAATGAAAATGATGGGCAAAGGCGACGAGGACTTTAGTTCTATTTACCAACTTTTTAAAGCGTGA
- a CDS encoding twin-arginine translocation signal domain-containing protein has translation MNESRRGFVKKAALVSAVATVGVVGVQASASGTKGTNGVVKGKSPKKEITYTKTANWDEYYKAAL, from the coding sequence ATGAACGAAAGCAGACGTGGCTTTGTTAAAAAAGCTGCTCTTGTAAGTGCGGTCGCAACCGTAGGTGTTGTGGGTGTACAGGCAAGTGCTTCTGGGACAAAAGGTACGAATGGCGTGGTAAAGGGAAAATCACCAAAAAAAGAGATTACCTATACCAAAACAGCGAATTGGGACGAGTATTATAAAGCGGCCCTCTAA
- a CDS encoding molybdopterin-dependent oxidoreductase, with amino-acid sequence MENTTARALNTTVGRRSFLKMAALGSVFGATSSFASEKVTRAATEEEVKDPFPGSKKIKTICTSCSVGCGVIAEVHNGVWVRQEVAQDHPISLGGHCCKGADMIDMVRSEVRLKYPMEKVNGQWKRLSWDEALNRIAKKLSELKKKDGADAVQFLGSAKMSNEQAYYFRKFAAFFGTNNIDHQARIUHSSSVAGVANTLGYGSMTNSFGDIQNAKSIFIIGCNPAVNHPVGFGHILKAKERNNAKIIVIDPRFTKSAAKADYFAQIRPGTDIPFVYGMLHIIFKNGWEDKKYIEDRVYGMDEIRAEAAKWTPQVVADVTGVSAETLIEITTVYAKNSPGTLLWAMGLTQHTIGTGNTRIAPILQMALGYMGKAGGGTNILRGHDNVQGATDMGCLSDTLPGYYGLVEGSWKYYARMWGVEYDYIKSQFKDASWMGKPGFTLARWWAGVLAGKPGEDAIENAGTNLKALVVMGCGITSTSQNLKIQQGLDNLELLVIADPFVNEAAILTNRKDNLFILPSATQFESSGTVSATNRSAQWRSKVVEPLYESKPDQEIMFELAKRLGFYEEYTRSMMMNLKSDGYLEMTLNKKTFQWPEDATIEISRTLRTIGMMGWTPERIKKHTDNWHLFDEITGAGKGEMKGEYYGLPWPCWSVKHGGTPNLYNVDVPVSEGGMGFRNNFGLEKDGVSLLAGNGSAPLDSKVNGGYPEITKENIEKLIGRTLSASEKDLCGANWKTCTSGKLVDLALEAGLTPYGNAKARAVVWTFPDRIPLHREPLYSPRPDLVEKYPTYADKQNHFRVTTKYATIQKEKDYTKEFPIVMTTGRLVTMMGAGLENRASKYICALTPEMFCDIHPDLAGKNGIQNGHMMWVHSPAGTKIKVKAKYSYTVLPNMVFLPFHFGGFMQGVDMTGNFPAGTKPYASGECANTVVSYGYDIITQIPASKAGLCRVEKA; translated from the coding sequence ATGGAAAACACAACAGCGCGTGCTCTAAACACGACCGTAGGTCGTAGATCATTTTTGAAAATGGCAGCATTGGGAAGCGTCTTTGGCGCAACATCAAGCTTTGCCAGTGAGAAAGTGACAAGAGCCGCAACAGAGGAAGAGGTCAAAGACCCGTTTCCTGGAAGCAAAAAAATTAAGACCATCTGTACATCGTGTTCAGTCGGTTGTGGTGTGATCGCAGAAGTTCACAACGGTGTTTGGGTTCGTCAAGAAGTTGCTCAGGATCACCCAATTAGCCTTGGTGGACACTGTTGTAAGGGTGCTGATATGATCGATATGGTCAGATCAGAAGTGCGCCTCAAGTATCCAATGGAAAAAGTTAATGGTCAGTGGAAACGTCTCTCTTGGGATGAAGCGCTGAATCGCATTGCGAAAAAATTGAGTGAACTTAAGAAAAAAGATGGCGCTGATGCCGTTCAGTTCTTAGGCTCTGCCAAAATGAGCAATGAACAAGCCTACTACTTTAGAAAATTTGCCGCGTTTTTTGGTACAAACAATATAGATCACCAAGCACGAATTTGACACAGCTCCTCAGTCGCCGGTGTGGCGAATACATTAGGATATGGGTCAATGACAAACTCGTTTGGAGACATCCAAAATGCAAAATCTATCTTTATTATTGGTTGTAATCCAGCCGTTAATCACCCTGTAGGTTTTGGTCATATTTTAAAAGCAAAAGAGAGAAATAACGCAAAAATTATCGTTATTGATCCACGCTTCACAAAAAGTGCTGCAAAAGCAGACTATTTTGCACAAATTCGCCCCGGCACAGACATCCCTTTTGTCTATGGTATGCTACATATCATTTTTAAAAATGGTTGGGAAGATAAAAAATACATCGAAGATCGCGTGTATGGTATGGATGAAATCAGAGCAGAAGCTGCCAAATGGACACCTCAAGTTGTTGCGGATGTTACAGGCGTTAGTGCAGAAACTCTCATCGAAATCACAACCGTTTATGCGAAAAACTCTCCTGGTACGCTTCTTTGGGCAATGGGTTTAACCCAACACACCATCGGTACAGGAAACACACGTATTGCTCCTATTCTTCAAATGGCACTGGGCTATATGGGAAAAGCAGGTGGTGGTACGAACATTCTTAGAGGTCACGACAACGTTCAAGGTGCAACCGATATGGGATGTTTATCGGACACACTTCCTGGCTATTACGGTTTGGTGGAAGGCTCATGGAAATACTACGCACGCATGTGGGGTGTGGAGTATGACTACATCAAATCACAGTTTAAAGATGCTTCATGGATGGGAAAACCAGGCTTTACGTTAGCACGTTGGTGGGCAGGCGTTCTCGCTGGAAAACCGGGTGAAGATGCGATTGAAAATGCAGGAACCAATCTTAAAGCGCTTGTCGTTATGGGCTGTGGCATCACGTCAACCTCTCAAAATCTTAAAATCCAACAAGGTCTTGATAACCTAGAACTTTTGGTCATTGCCGATCCGTTTGTGAACGAAGCAGCAATTTTGACCAATCGAAAAGACAATCTTTTCATCTTGCCTTCCGCGACACAGTTTGAAAGCAGTGGTACCGTTTCAGCAACCAACCGAAGTGCGCAGTGGCGTTCTAAAGTGGTGGAGCCTCTTTATGAGAGCAAGCCTGATCAAGAGATTATGTTTGAACTTGCCAAGCGTTTAGGGTTTTATGAAGAGTACACCCGTTCGATGATGATGAACCTCAAAAGCGATGGTTATCTTGAAATGACACTTAATAAAAAAACATTCCAGTGGCCTGAAGATGCGACGATTGAGATTTCGCGAACCCTTAGAACCATTGGTATGATGGGTTGGACACCTGAACGTATTAAAAAACACACCGATAACTGGCATCTGTTTGATGAAATCACGGGTGCAGGAAAAGGCGAGATGAAGGGCGAGTATTACGGTCTTCCATGGCCATGCTGGAGTGTAAAACACGGCGGTACACCAAACCTTTATAACGTCGATGTGCCTGTAAGCGAAGGCGGTATGGGCTTTAGAAATAACTTTGGTTTGGAAAAAGATGGCGTGAGCCTGCTTGCGGGTAATGGTTCAGCGCCACTAGATTCAAAAGTCAATGGCGGATACCCTGAAATTACCAAAGAGAACATCGAAAAACTCATTGGAAGAACGCTTAGTGCCTCTGAAAAAGATCTTTGTGGTGCGAACTGGAAAACATGTACGAGTGGTAAATTGGTTGATTTAGCACTTGAAGCTGGATTGACACCTTATGGAAATGCTAAGGCGCGCGCCGTTGTTTGGACGTTCCCTGATCGCATTCCACTTCACCGTGAGCCACTCTATTCTCCACGTCCTGATTTGGTTGAAAAATACCCAACGTATGCGGACAAGCAGAACCATTTCCGTGTGACCACAAAGTATGCAACGATACAAAAAGAGAAAGACTACACCAAAGAGTTCCCGATCGTCATGACAACCGGTCGTTTGGTTACGATGATGGGTGCTGGTTTGGAAAACAGAGCCTCAAAATACATTTGTGCCTTAACGCCAGAGATGTTCTGCGACATTCATCCTGATTTGGCAGGCAAAAACGGCATCCAAAACGGTCACATGATGTGGGTACACTCTCCAGCAGGTACCAAAATCAAAGTAAAGGCGAAGTATTCGTACACCGTTTTACCGAATATGGTCTTTTTACCGTTCCACTTCGGAGGCTTTATGCAAGGTGTGGACATGACGGGCAATTTCCCAGCAGGAACGAAGCCTTATGCCAGCGGTGAATGTGCCAATACGGTTGTGAGTTATGGGTATGACATCATTACGCAGATTCCTGCATCTAAAGCGGGTTTATGCCGCGTAGAGAAAGCGTAG